A stretch of the Lolium perenne isolate Kyuss_39 chromosome 3, Kyuss_2.0, whole genome shotgun sequence genome encodes the following:
- the LOC127344027 gene encoding BTB/POZ domain-containing protein At5g03250, whose protein sequence is MVTMKLGSKPDIFVLEGLTWRSMTELDSDVVVEVGEMSFYLHKFPLLSRSGVLQRLISEYHPSPDDGGMCTLQLDDIPGGAKAFELAARFCYDVKLELNALNVVSLRCAAEYLGMTDDYAEGNLIAQAESFLADVLANWKDCIKALETCEAVLQAAEDLHIVSRCITALASKACASDAAAWSAHHGAAPHKSASLDRDALWNGIGTGDTPRAGSAAADWWYEDVSFLSLPMFKRLVQAMEAKSMRAESIAGAIMFYAGRLLPGLKRTASFSNATSNAGSRSVTPRASGGGGASEGDQRYFLEEIVALLPAKKGVASTRFLLGLLRTAMLLHASPLCRENLERRIGAQLEDACLEDLLVPNLGYTVETLYDIDCVQRILDYFMSSMDGGLGTGYTSPAALVAEDQGSQLGLGAPMQAAATPPAVSPIAMVAKLMDGYLAEVAPDANLKLPKFQALAAVVPDYARPVDDGIYRAMDIYLKSHPWLSESEREQLCRLMNCQKLSLEACTHAAQNERLPLRVVVQVLFFEQLRLRTSIAGWFFVSDNGATDGAHPHLPGNNAGAIVPKGSNAADSSQDEAVVVTPEGKGSEGMTDVKARVSELEKECMSMKQEIRRIGKPRRSWSLLTRKCGFGAKVQQAQPAMSGK, encoded by the exons ATGGTGACCATGAAGCTGGGTTCCAAGCCGGATATATTCGTCCTCGAAGGCCTCACATG GAGAAGCATGACGGAACTTGACAGCGATGTGGTCGTCGAAGTAGGAGAGATGTCCTTTTACCTCCACAAG TTCCCGCTGCTGAGCCGGAGCGGCGTGCTGCAGCGTCTGATCAGCGAGTACCATCCATCGCCGGACGACGGCGGCATGTGCACGCTGCAGCTGGACGACATCCCGGGCGGCGCCAAGGCGTTCGAGCTGGCGGCTCGCTTCTGCTACGACGTCAAGCTCGAGCTCAACGCGCTGAACGTGGTGTCCCTCCGGTGCGCCGCCGAGTACCTGGGCATGACGGACGACTACGCGGAGGGCAACCTGATCGCGCAGGCGGAGTCGTTCCTCGCCGACGTGCTCGCCAACTGGAAGGACTGCATCAAGGCGCTGGAGACCTGCGAGGCCGTACTCCAGGCCGCCGAGGACCTCCACATCGTCTCCCGCTGCATCACCGCGCTCGCCTCCAAGGCCTGCGCCTCCGACGCCGCCGCCTGGTCCGCCCACCACGGCGCCGCGCCGCACAAGAGCGCCAGCCTCGACCGCGACGCGCTCTGGAACGGCATCGGCACGGGCGACACGCCGCGCGCGGGGTCGGCGGCGGCGGACTGGTGGTACGAGGACGTGTCGTTCCTCAGCCTGCCCATGTTCAAGCGCCTGGTGCAGGCGATGGAGGCCAAGAGCATGCGCGCCGAGAGCATTGCGGGCGCCATCATGTTCTACGCGGGCCGGCTCCTCCCGGGCCTCAAGCGCACCGCCAGCTTCAGCAACGCCACCAGCAACGCCGGGAGCCGCAGCGTGACCCCGCGCGCCTCCGGGGGCGGCGGCGCGTCGGAGGGCGACCAGAGGTACTTCCTGGAGGAGATcgtggcgctgctgccggcgaagaAGGGCGTGGCGTCCACCAGGTTCCTGCTCGGCCTGCTCCGCACCGCGATGCTGCTGCACGCCAGCCCGCTGTGCAGGGAGAACCTGGAGCGGCGCATCGGGGCGCAGCTGGAGGACGCGTGCCTGGAGGACCTGCTGGTGCCCAACCTCGGCTACACCGTGGAGACGCTCTACGACATCGACTGCGTGCAGAGGATACTGGACTACTTCATGTCGTCTATGGACGGCGGGCTGGGCACCGGGTACACGTCGCCGGCTGCGCTGGTGGCGGAGGATCAGGGGAGCCAGCTGGGGCTGGGGGCGCCCATGCAGGCCGCGGCCACGCCGCCCGCCGTGTCGCCGATCGCCATGGTGGCCAAGCTCATGGACGGATACCTCGCGGAGGTGGCGCCGGACGCCAACCTCAAGCTGCCCAAGTTCCAGGCGCTCGCAGCCGTCGTGCCCGACTACGCGCGGCCCGTCGACGACGGCATCTATCGCGCCATGGACATATACCTCAAG TCGCACCCGTGGCTGTCGGAGTCGGAGCGGGAGCAGTTGTGCCGGCTGATGAACTGCCAGAAGCTGTCGCTGGAGGCGTGCACGCACGCGGCGCAGAACGAGCGCCTGCCGCTgcgggtggtggtgcaggtgctcttCTTCGAGCAGCTCCGCCTCCGTACCTCCATCGCCGGCTGGTTCTTCGTCTCCGACAACGGGGCCACCGACGGCGCGCACCCGCACCTCCCGGGCAACAACGCCGGCGCCATCGTCCCCAAGGGCAGCAATGCGGCGGACAGCAGCCAGGACGAAGCCGTCGTGGTCACGCCTGAGGGGAAGGGTAGCGAAGGCATGACCGACGTGAAGGCGAGGGTGTCGGAGCTGGAGAAGGAGTGCATGAGCATGAAGCAGGAGATCCGGCGGATCGGGAAGCCCAGGAGGTCGTGGAGCCTCCTCACCAGGAAGTGCGGCTTTGGGGCAAAGGTGCAGCAAGCGCAGCCTGCCATGAGCGGCAAATAG
- the LOC127344028 gene encoding secretory carrier-associated membrane protein 2: protein MAGRYDRNPFDEDDVNPFAGGSVPPASNSRMPPLPHEPAGFYNDRGATVDIPLDSSKDLKQKEKELQSKEAGLNKRERELKRREEAAARAGIVIDNKNWPPFMPIIHHDISNDIPIHLQRMQYLAFCSLLGLTLCLFWNIIATTAAWIKGGGVIIWLLAIIYFISGVPGAYVLWYRPLYNAMRTESALKFGWFFLLYLIHIVFCVWSAVSPPFPFKGKSFAGFLPAIDIIGSNVIVGIFYFVGFGLFCLESLLSIVVIQQVYMYFRGSGKAAEMRQEATRGAMRSAF from the exons ATGGCGGGGAGATACGACCGCAACCCCTTCGACGAGGACGACGTCAACCCCTTCGCG GGAGGAAGCGTACCACCGGCTTCTAATTCCCGGATGCCACCTCTTCCTCATGAGCCTGCTGGATTCTATAATGACCGTGGTGCTACCGTGGACATACCTCTTGATTCATCGAAG GATTTAAAGCAAAAGGAGAAAGAACTGCAGTCAAAGGAGGCTGGGCTTAATAAAAGGGAAAGG GAATTGAAAAGAAGGGAAGAAGCTGCAGCTAGAG CTGGTATTGTCATTGATAACAAAAACTGGCCACCATTTATGCCCATCATTCATCATGACATTTCAAATGACATACCAATCCACCTACAACGGATGCAGTACCTTGCATTTTGTTCACTGTTGG GATTGACGCTATGTCTGTTTTGGAACATCATTGCTACTACAGCAGCATGGATTAAAGGGGGAG GCGTGATCATCTGGTTGCTGGCCATTATCTACTTCATCTCTGGTGTCCCTGGGGCATATGTGTTATGGTATCGGCCGCTGTATAATGCCATGAG GACTGAAAGTGCTTTGAAGTTTGGATGGTTTTTTCTGTTGTACTTG ATCCATATAGTATTCTGCGTCTGGTCAGCTGTTTCTCCCCCATTTCCTTTCAAAGGAAAATCTTTTGC TGGGTTTTTGCCGGCAATTGATATCATAGGCAGCAATGTTATTGTGGGG ATATTTTACTTTGTTGGATTTGGACTGTTCTGTCTTGAATCACTGCTCAGCATTGTTGTCATCCAG CAAGTATACATGTACTTCCGTGGAAGTGGAAAAGCAGCAGAGATGAGACAAGAGGCAACACGTGGTGCTATGCGATCAGCATTTTGA
- the LOC127344026 gene encoding katanin p80 WD40 repeat-containing subunit B1 homolog KTN80.3 isoform X2 has protein sequence MDPEKRGYKFQEFVAHDAEVRSLAIGKKSSRVFITGGSDRKVNLWAIGNQTPLLSLSGHTSSVEAVEFDTAEVLVLAGSSNGSIKLWDLEEAKAVRSLTGHRSSCTAVEFHPFGEFFASGSSDTDLKIWDIKKKGCLHTYNGHRGAIKSIRFTPDGRWIVTGGEDNVVKVWDLTAGKLLHDFKFHSGQIRCIDFHPQEFLLATGSADRTVKFWDLETFELIGSAGPEDTGVRSMVFHPDGKTLFCGLDQSLKVFSWEPVRCHDAVDMGWNNLADLSIYEGKLLGCSYHERRVGVWVADISLIGPYALGVLPKANFFAELAHSMDDNPMKPNGSTTKSIRAVATPHPKNSYKVKESAESGIRALHLTPASTDKTKKDKSSTIPRRSDSSVKSSTPVRRMKLADSPSTNPRTAERNFGQRDMPLLSRAGVANKSSATKKFHPAELADVKDIYTTQSVSMPVAGPRDILEDKSIGSVNRGIGGRAAVPDDFCSPVHLRKLLPSGGTVDSVSSVRSMLSEPDACSEGLSGLKFSFGLTPYDKKQEFDGTDKGAVTQIAEKMDKIVSLEHPVQSNSDTSFESPCSTTETARVKYVRGVAVPLGKTKSIVDRFEKRESSSIDCSPPTGSRGDRTVRVDSPPTSSTEPSQTYERDLSTVDEVINPIDLVRNHDEFINVLKSRLTKLEMMRHVFNQNGIKGAIAAVAKLPDIAVQADVVGTLKGKIGLFNLDVFSSFLPVLVGLLNSKTERHAFVSLEILLDLIKIFGPVIHSTLSASSTVGVDIQAEQRLQRCTRCFNHLQKVLQALQPLMMRGGQSAQLAQELNMSLQNLVVF, from the exons ATGGACCCTGAGAAGCGCGGCTACAAGTTCC AGGAGTTCGTGGCGCACGATGCTGAAGTTAGGTCCTTGGCAATTGGCAAGAAGTCGAGCCGCGTTTTCATTACTGGCGGCAGCGACCGCAAGGTCAACCTATGGGCCATTGGCAACCAGACTCCGCTCCTG AGTTTGTCTGGCCACACAAGCTCGGTTGAGGCTGTAGAGTTTGATACAGCAGAGGTGCTTGTGCTTGCTGGCTCATCAAACGGCTCCATCAAGCTCTGGGACTTAGAAGAAGCTAAAG CTGTGCGGTCTCTTACTGGGCATAGATCGAGTTGCACTGCTGTTGAGTTCCATCCATTCGGCGAATTTTTTGCATCTGGTTCTTCCGATACAGATCTCAAGATCTGGGATATAAAGAAGAAAGGTTGCCTCCATACATATAATGGTCACAGGGGTGCAATTAAATCAATCCGGTTTACACCTGATGGGCGATGGATTGTCACCGGTGGAGAAGATAACGTTGTGAAGGTGTGGGATCTGACAGCTGGAAAGCTTCTACATGATTTCAAGTTCCACAGTGGACAAATACGATGTATCGATTTTCATCCTCAAGAATTTTTACTTGCAACAG GCTCAGCTGATCGAACTGTGAAGTTTTGGGATCTTGAAACTTTCGAATTGATAGGTTCTGCTGGACCTGAG GATACCGGTGTACGTTCTATGGTCTTTCACCCAGATGGAAAAACCCTTTTCTGTGGGTTAGACCAAAGCTTAAAG GTATTCTCTTGGGAACCAGTAAGGTGCCATGATGCTGTTGACATGGGGTGGAACAATTTAGCTGATCTTAGTATTTATGAAGGAAAACTGTTGGGATGCTCGTACCATGAACGCCGTGTTGGTGTTTGGGTTGCTGATATATCA CTCATTGGACCTTATGCTCTTGGTGTTTTGCCGAAAGCAAATTTCTTTGCTGAGCTTGCACATTCCATGGATGATAATCCTATGAAACCGAATGGTAGCACTACAAAGTCTATTCGTGCTGTAGCAACGCCACATCCAAAAAACTCATACAAAGTCAAAGAATCTG CTGAAAGTGGAATTCGGGCCTTGCATTTAACTCCAGCAAGTACAGATAAAACAAAGAAAGATAAGAGCAGCACCATTCCTCGAAGATCTGATTCATCTGTCAAATCATCTACTCCAGTGCGACGTATGAAGCTGGCTGATAGTCCTTCCACCAATCCAAGAACAGCAGAACGCAATTTCGGACAGCGAGACATGCCATTACTATCTCGTGCAGGGGTAGCTAATAAATCTTCAGCCACTAAGAAATTTCACCCTGCAGAGTTGGCGGATGTAAAAGATATTTACACCACACAGTCTGTTTCCATGCCTGTTGCTGGTCCCAGAGACATTTTAGAGGACAAGTCAATTGGCAGCGTTAATAGAGGAATTGGAGGCAGAGCTGCAGTCCCAGATGATTTTTGCAGTCCAGTTCACTTAAGAAAACTTTTACCTAGTGGTGGTACTGTTGATAGTGTCAGCTCAGTAAGATCCATGCTCAGTGAGCCCGATGCTTGCTCAGAAGGTTTGTCTGGCTTGAAGTTCTCATTTGGACTAACTCCATATGACAAGAAACAAGAATTTGATGGTACAGATAAAGGAGCTGTTACACAAATAGCAGAAAAGATGGACAAAATTGTGTCATTGGAGCATCCCGTGCAGTCAAATAGTGATACGT CATTTGAATCACCATGCTCAACAACAGAAACAGCCAGGGTCAAATATGTTAGAGGAG TCGCTGTGCCATTAGGAAAAACCAAGTCCATTGTTGATAGATTTGAAAAGAGAGAGAGCTCTAGCATTGATTGTTCACCACCAACTGGCTCTCGCGGTGATCGTACAGTGAGAGTTGACAGCCCTCCCACCAGTTCA ACAGAACCAAGTCAGACATATGAAAGAGACTTGTCAACAGTGGATGAGGTTATCAATCCAATTGATCTGGTGCGGAACCATGACGAATTCATAAATGTTCTAAAATCTCGGTTGACAAAGCTAGAG ATGATGCGGCATGTGTTTAACCAAAATGGTATCAAAGGAGCAATTGCTGCAGTGGCGAAGTTGCCTGATATTGCG GTTCAAGCTGATGTTGTTGGTACCCTCAAGGGAAAGATTGGTCTTTTCAATCTAGATGTCTTCTCAAgctttcttcctgttcttgttggGTTACTAAACAGCAAGACTGAAAG GCATGCTTTTGTTTCCTTGGAAATATTATTGGATCTTATAAAGATTTTTGGGCCAGTTATCCATTCAACACTGTCAGCTAGTTCAACTGTTGGAGTAGATATTCAAGCCGAACAGAG GTTGCAGCGTTGCACCAGGTGTTTTAACCATTTGCAAAAAGTTCTGCAAGCGCTACAACCGTTGATGAT GCGGGGTGGTCAATCGGCGCAACTTGCTCAGGAGCTAAACATGTCCTTGCAAAACCTGGTGGTCTTCTGA
- the LOC127344026 gene encoding katanin p80 WD40 repeat-containing subunit B1 homolog KTN80.3 isoform X1, with product MDPEKRGYKFQEFVAHDAEVRSLAIGKKSSRVFITGGSDRKVNLWAIGNQTPLLSLSGHTSSVEAVEFDTAEVLVLAGSSNGSIKLWDLEEAKAVRSLTGHRSSCTAVEFHPFGEFFASGSSDTDLKIWDIKKKGCLHTYNGHRGAIKSIRFTPDGRWIVTGGEDNVVKVWDLTAGKLLHDFKFHSGQIRCIDFHPQEFLLATGSADRTVKFWDLETFELIGSAGPEDTGVRSMVFHPDGKTLFCGLDQSLKVFSWEPVRCHDAVDMGWNNLADLSIYEGKLLGCSYHERRVGVWVADISLIGPYALGVLPKANFFAELAHSMDDNPMKPNGSTTKSIRAVATPHPKNSYKVKESAESGIRALHLTPASTDKTKKDKSSTIPRRSDSSVKSSTPVRRMKLADSPSTNPRTAERNFGQRDMPLLSRAGVANKSSATKKFHPAELADVKDIYTTQSVSMPVAGPRDILEDKSIGSVNRGIGGRAAVPDDFCSPVHLRKLLPSGGTVDSVSSVRSMLSEPDACSEGLSGLKFSFGLTPYDKKQEFDGTDKGAVTQIAEKMDKIVSLEHPVQSNSDTSAFESPCSTTETARVKYVRGVAVPLGKTKSIVDRFEKRESSSIDCSPPTGSRGDRTVRVDSPPTSSTEPSQTYERDLSTVDEVINPIDLVRNHDEFINVLKSRLTKLEMMRHVFNQNGIKGAIAAVAKLPDIAVQADVVGTLKGKIGLFNLDVFSSFLPVLVGLLNSKTERHAFVSLEILLDLIKIFGPVIHSTLSASSTVGVDIQAEQRLQRCTRCFNHLQKVLQALQPLMMRGGQSAQLAQELNMSLQNLVVF from the exons ATGGACCCTGAGAAGCGCGGCTACAAGTTCC AGGAGTTCGTGGCGCACGATGCTGAAGTTAGGTCCTTGGCAATTGGCAAGAAGTCGAGCCGCGTTTTCATTACTGGCGGCAGCGACCGCAAGGTCAACCTATGGGCCATTGGCAACCAGACTCCGCTCCTG AGTTTGTCTGGCCACACAAGCTCGGTTGAGGCTGTAGAGTTTGATACAGCAGAGGTGCTTGTGCTTGCTGGCTCATCAAACGGCTCCATCAAGCTCTGGGACTTAGAAGAAGCTAAAG CTGTGCGGTCTCTTACTGGGCATAGATCGAGTTGCACTGCTGTTGAGTTCCATCCATTCGGCGAATTTTTTGCATCTGGTTCTTCCGATACAGATCTCAAGATCTGGGATATAAAGAAGAAAGGTTGCCTCCATACATATAATGGTCACAGGGGTGCAATTAAATCAATCCGGTTTACACCTGATGGGCGATGGATTGTCACCGGTGGAGAAGATAACGTTGTGAAGGTGTGGGATCTGACAGCTGGAAAGCTTCTACATGATTTCAAGTTCCACAGTGGACAAATACGATGTATCGATTTTCATCCTCAAGAATTTTTACTTGCAACAG GCTCAGCTGATCGAACTGTGAAGTTTTGGGATCTTGAAACTTTCGAATTGATAGGTTCTGCTGGACCTGAG GATACCGGTGTACGTTCTATGGTCTTTCACCCAGATGGAAAAACCCTTTTCTGTGGGTTAGACCAAAGCTTAAAG GTATTCTCTTGGGAACCAGTAAGGTGCCATGATGCTGTTGACATGGGGTGGAACAATTTAGCTGATCTTAGTATTTATGAAGGAAAACTGTTGGGATGCTCGTACCATGAACGCCGTGTTGGTGTTTGGGTTGCTGATATATCA CTCATTGGACCTTATGCTCTTGGTGTTTTGCCGAAAGCAAATTTCTTTGCTGAGCTTGCACATTCCATGGATGATAATCCTATGAAACCGAATGGTAGCACTACAAAGTCTATTCGTGCTGTAGCAACGCCACATCCAAAAAACTCATACAAAGTCAAAGAATCTG CTGAAAGTGGAATTCGGGCCTTGCATTTAACTCCAGCAAGTACAGATAAAACAAAGAAAGATAAGAGCAGCACCATTCCTCGAAGATCTGATTCATCTGTCAAATCATCTACTCCAGTGCGACGTATGAAGCTGGCTGATAGTCCTTCCACCAATCCAAGAACAGCAGAACGCAATTTCGGACAGCGAGACATGCCATTACTATCTCGTGCAGGGGTAGCTAATAAATCTTCAGCCACTAAGAAATTTCACCCTGCAGAGTTGGCGGATGTAAAAGATATTTACACCACACAGTCTGTTTCCATGCCTGTTGCTGGTCCCAGAGACATTTTAGAGGACAAGTCAATTGGCAGCGTTAATAGAGGAATTGGAGGCAGAGCTGCAGTCCCAGATGATTTTTGCAGTCCAGTTCACTTAAGAAAACTTTTACCTAGTGGTGGTACTGTTGATAGTGTCAGCTCAGTAAGATCCATGCTCAGTGAGCCCGATGCTTGCTCAGAAGGTTTGTCTGGCTTGAAGTTCTCATTTGGACTAACTCCATATGACAAGAAACAAGAATTTGATGGTACAGATAAAGGAGCTGTTACACAAATAGCAGAAAAGATGGACAAAATTGTGTCATTGGAGCATCCCGTGCAGTCAAATAGTGATACGT CAGCATTTGAATCACCATGCTCAACAACAGAAACAGCCAGGGTCAAATATGTTAGAGGAG TCGCTGTGCCATTAGGAAAAACCAAGTCCATTGTTGATAGATTTGAAAAGAGAGAGAGCTCTAGCATTGATTGTTCACCACCAACTGGCTCTCGCGGTGATCGTACAGTGAGAGTTGACAGCCCTCCCACCAGTTCA ACAGAACCAAGTCAGACATATGAAAGAGACTTGTCAACAGTGGATGAGGTTATCAATCCAATTGATCTGGTGCGGAACCATGACGAATTCATAAATGTTCTAAAATCTCGGTTGACAAAGCTAGAG ATGATGCGGCATGTGTTTAACCAAAATGGTATCAAAGGAGCAATTGCTGCAGTGGCGAAGTTGCCTGATATTGCG GTTCAAGCTGATGTTGTTGGTACCCTCAAGGGAAAGATTGGTCTTTTCAATCTAGATGTCTTCTCAAgctttcttcctgttcttgttggGTTACTAAACAGCAAGACTGAAAG GCATGCTTTTGTTTCCTTGGAAATATTATTGGATCTTATAAAGATTTTTGGGCCAGTTATCCATTCAACACTGTCAGCTAGTTCAACTGTTGGAGTAGATATTCAAGCCGAACAGAG GTTGCAGCGTTGCACCAGGTGTTTTAACCATTTGCAAAAAGTTCTGCAAGCGCTACAACCGTTGATGAT GCGGGGTGGTCAATCGGCGCAACTTGCTCAGGAGCTAAACATGTCCTTGCAAAACCTGGTGGTCTTCTGA
- the LOC127344026 gene encoding katanin p80 WD40 repeat-containing subunit B1 homolog KTN80.2 isoform X3, producing MDPEKRGYKFQEFVAHDAEVRSLAIGKKSSRVFITGGSDRKVNLWAIGNQTPLLSLSGHTSSVEAVEFDTAEVLVLAGSSNGSIKLWDLEEAKAVRSLTGHRSSCTAVEFHPFGEFFASGSSDTDLKIWDIKKKGCLHTYNGHRGAIKSIRFTPDGRWIVTGGEDNVVKVWDLTAGKLLHDFKFHSGQIRCIDFHPQEFLLATGSADRTVKFWDLETFELIGSAGPEDTGVRSMVFHPDGKTLFCGLDQSLKVFSWEPVRCHDAVDMGWNNLADLSIYEGKLLGCSYHERRVGVWVADISLIGPYALGVLPKANFFAELAHSMDDNPMKPNGSTTKSIRAVATPHPKNSYKVKESAESGIRALHLTPASTDKTKKDKSSTIPRRSDSSVKSSTPVRRMKLADSPSTNPRTAERNFGQRDMPLLSRAGVANKSSATKKFHPAELADVKDIYTTQSVSMPVAGPRDILEDKSIGSVNRGIGGRAAVPDDFCSPVHLRKLLPSGGTVDSVSSVRSMLSEPDACSEGLSGLKFSFGLTPYDKKQEFDGTDKGAVTQIAEKMDKIVSLEHPVQSNSDTSAFESPCSTTETARVKYVRGVAVPLGKTKSIVDRFEKRESSSIDCSPPTGSRGDRTVRVDSPPTSSTEPSQTYERDLSTVDEVINPIDLVRNHDEFINVLKSRLTKLEC from the exons ATGGACCCTGAGAAGCGCGGCTACAAGTTCC AGGAGTTCGTGGCGCACGATGCTGAAGTTAGGTCCTTGGCAATTGGCAAGAAGTCGAGCCGCGTTTTCATTACTGGCGGCAGCGACCGCAAGGTCAACCTATGGGCCATTGGCAACCAGACTCCGCTCCTG AGTTTGTCTGGCCACACAAGCTCGGTTGAGGCTGTAGAGTTTGATACAGCAGAGGTGCTTGTGCTTGCTGGCTCATCAAACGGCTCCATCAAGCTCTGGGACTTAGAAGAAGCTAAAG CTGTGCGGTCTCTTACTGGGCATAGATCGAGTTGCACTGCTGTTGAGTTCCATCCATTCGGCGAATTTTTTGCATCTGGTTCTTCCGATACAGATCTCAAGATCTGGGATATAAAGAAGAAAGGTTGCCTCCATACATATAATGGTCACAGGGGTGCAATTAAATCAATCCGGTTTACACCTGATGGGCGATGGATTGTCACCGGTGGAGAAGATAACGTTGTGAAGGTGTGGGATCTGACAGCTGGAAAGCTTCTACATGATTTCAAGTTCCACAGTGGACAAATACGATGTATCGATTTTCATCCTCAAGAATTTTTACTTGCAACAG GCTCAGCTGATCGAACTGTGAAGTTTTGGGATCTTGAAACTTTCGAATTGATAGGTTCTGCTGGACCTGAG GATACCGGTGTACGTTCTATGGTCTTTCACCCAGATGGAAAAACCCTTTTCTGTGGGTTAGACCAAAGCTTAAAG GTATTCTCTTGGGAACCAGTAAGGTGCCATGATGCTGTTGACATGGGGTGGAACAATTTAGCTGATCTTAGTATTTATGAAGGAAAACTGTTGGGATGCTCGTACCATGAACGCCGTGTTGGTGTTTGGGTTGCTGATATATCA CTCATTGGACCTTATGCTCTTGGTGTTTTGCCGAAAGCAAATTTCTTTGCTGAGCTTGCACATTCCATGGATGATAATCCTATGAAACCGAATGGTAGCACTACAAAGTCTATTCGTGCTGTAGCAACGCCACATCCAAAAAACTCATACAAAGTCAAAGAATCTG CTGAAAGTGGAATTCGGGCCTTGCATTTAACTCCAGCAAGTACAGATAAAACAAAGAAAGATAAGAGCAGCACCATTCCTCGAAGATCTGATTCATCTGTCAAATCATCTACTCCAGTGCGACGTATGAAGCTGGCTGATAGTCCTTCCACCAATCCAAGAACAGCAGAACGCAATTTCGGACAGCGAGACATGCCATTACTATCTCGTGCAGGGGTAGCTAATAAATCTTCAGCCACTAAGAAATTTCACCCTGCAGAGTTGGCGGATGTAAAAGATATTTACACCACACAGTCTGTTTCCATGCCTGTTGCTGGTCCCAGAGACATTTTAGAGGACAAGTCAATTGGCAGCGTTAATAGAGGAATTGGAGGCAGAGCTGCAGTCCCAGATGATTTTTGCAGTCCAGTTCACTTAAGAAAACTTTTACCTAGTGGTGGTACTGTTGATAGTGTCAGCTCAGTAAGATCCATGCTCAGTGAGCCCGATGCTTGCTCAGAAGGTTTGTCTGGCTTGAAGTTCTCATTTGGACTAACTCCATATGACAAGAAACAAGAATTTGATGGTACAGATAAAGGAGCTGTTACACAAATAGCAGAAAAGATGGACAAAATTGTGTCATTGGAGCATCCCGTGCAGTCAAATAGTGATACGT CAGCATTTGAATCACCATGCTCAACAACAGAAACAGCCAGGGTCAAATATGTTAGAGGAG TCGCTGTGCCATTAGGAAAAACCAAGTCCATTGTTGATAGATTTGAAAAGAGAGAGAGCTCTAGCATTGATTGTTCACCACCAACTGGCTCTCGCGGTGATCGTACAGTGAGAGTTGACAGCCCTCCCACCAGTTCA ACAGAACCAAGTCAGACATATGAAAGAGACTTGTCAACAGTGGATGAGGTTATCAATCCAATTGATCTGGTGCGGAACCATGACGAATTCATAAATGTTCTAAAATCTCGGTTGACAAAGCTAGAG TGTTAA
- the LOC127344025 gene encoding uncharacterized protein, which yields MGCCFSKKRKKHPDGSAAHLPGRYRPEDRDPPSPEEEKVKEVLSETPSAKPAADPKPVANAVAVEEQEVVLKVKASGDAAASDLGSCLSLATDERSEAASESSVATSSVAGPERSPGKPAVRRRPVSGELARRDRAGPVAAYGVRSRSCRASPSPPPRREPARDRSVRRSPSPAAKRPPTTEQHRPASPAAPLQRKPPVPSRRASPHRARDAPPPPPPPPPPLSPPPQPEEDAVAEDRVAEDNASGNGQGHGDSDGEGKESLENPLVSMECFIFL from the coding sequence ATGGGCTGCTGCTTCAGCAAGAAGCGCAAGAAGCATCCGGACGGTTCCGCGGCCCACCTCCCTGGCAGGTACAGGCCGGAGGACCGCGACCCGCCGTCcccggaggaggagaaggtgaagGAGGTGCTGTCGGAGACGCCGAGCGCCAAGCCGGCGGCGGATCCCAAGCCCGTCGCCAATGCCGTGGCCGTGGAGGAGCAGGAGGTGGTGCTCAAGGTGAAGGCTAGCGGAGATGCCGCGGCGAGCGATCTCGGCAGCTGCTTGTCCCTGGCCACCGACGAGCGGTCCGAGGCGGCGTCCGAGTCGTCGGTCGCGACCAGCTCCGTGGCCGGGCCGGAGCGGTCGCCGGGGAAGCCGGCGGTCAGGCGGCGccccgtctccggcgagctcgccCGGCGCGACCGCGCTGGCCCCGTCGCTGCTTACGGCGTCCGGTCCCGCAGCTGCCGCGCCTCGCCGTCCCCTCCGCCGCGGCGGGAGCCGGCGCGGGACCGCTCCGTGCGGAGGTCACCGTCGCCGGCGGCGAAACGGCCGCCTACGACGGAGCAGCATCGGCCCGCCAGCCCGGCTGCGCCCCTGCAGCGGAAGCCGCCCGTCCCGAGCAGGCGCGCGTCGCCGCACCGGGCGCGGGatgcgcctcctcctcctccgcctccgccgccgccgctatcCCCGCCACCGCAGCCGGAAGAGGACGCCGTCGCCGAGGACAGAGTCGCGGAGGACAATGCCAGCGGTAATGGTCAAGGCCACGGCGAcagcgacggggaggggaaggagTCGTTGGAGAATCCGCTGGTATCCATGGAATGCTTCATCTTCCTCTGA